DNA sequence from the Fuscovulum ytuae genome:
AGCGCAGGGTGAAGCGGTCCATCAGGAAGGGCGTGTCAGGGTTGAAGAGGACAAGGTCGGCGGGCGCGCCGGGGGCCATCCTGCCCTGCGGGAGGCCGAGGCGTTTGGCGGGGTTGAGGGCGAGGGCGCGGAAGAGGGTGGGCAGGTCGATATGGCCTGCATGGTAAAGGCGCATGGCGGCGGGAAGGAGGGTTTCGAGGGCGACGGCACCGGGGGCGGCCTCTTCGAAGGGGAGGCGCTTTGATTCCTCATCCGCGGGGGTATGGAGGGAAGAGATGCAGTCGATGGTGCCGTTGGCGACGGCCTCGACCATGGCGAGGCGGTCTTCTTCGGAGCGCAGGGGGGGCGTGAGTTTGAAGAAGGTGCGGTAATCGCCGAGGTCGATTTCGTTCAGCGTGAGGTGGTGGATGGAGGTGCCTGCGGTGACGTCGAGGCCAGCGGCCTTGGCCCGTTCAAGCGCGGGGAGGGCGCGGGCGGTGGTGATCTGGTCGGCGTGGTAGCGGACCCCGGTGAGTTCGACGAGCGCGAGGTCGCGTTCCAGCCCCATGCGTTCGGCGATGGGGGAGACGGCGGGCAGGCCGCGCAGCGAGGCGAATTTGCCCGAGGTGGCGGCGGCACCTTGGGAGAGGCCGGGGTCTTGCGGGTGGCCGATGACAAGCGCGCCGAGCGAGCGGGCATAGGTGAAGGCGCGGGACA
Encoded proteins:
- the pyrC gene encoding dihydroorotase — translated: MTTLHLTNARIIDPEAGTVTQGSVTLAKGVIAAINGPKPKSAQEIDCGGNHLAPGIVDIGVKIGEPGERHRESFRSAGLAAAAGGVTTLIARPDTLPAIDTPETLEFVTRRARDASPVRIRHMAALTKGRAGREMTEIGFLLDAGAIAFTDAFAVTADAKVLSRAFTYARSLGALVIGHPQDPGLSQGAAATSGKFASLRGLPAVSPIAERMGLERDLALVELTGVRYHADQITTARALPALERAKAAGLDVTAGTSIHHLTLNEIDLGDYRTFFKLTPPLRSEEDRLAMVEAVANGTIDCISSLHTPADEESKRLPFEEAAPGAVALETLLPAAMRLYHAGHIDLPTLFRALALNPAKRLGLPQGRMAPGAPADLVLFNPDTPFLMDRFTLRSKSKNTPFDGQRMEGKVMATFVNGIQVYAT